From a single Halobacteriovorax sp. DA5 genomic region:
- a CDS encoding aldehyde dehydrogenase family protein: protein MFQLKGSFYNNEFVKFDDSANLRNDRTISRECPSDTTKTLWNLNVNYAHIDELIDSAHKGFQTWRNTSIEERIEALRRYQEVLKTKQEQIATAIALEVGKPLWEARTEAAALIAKVDVTISASLPRIETKNMEGIAPGTNAHIYFKPVGPSFIIGPFNFPCHLANGQITANLISGNSIIFKPSEKTCYSAQLMFECLAEAKFPMGVVNLVQGDGEVARRIIKDKRIKGIFFTGSKEVGQKILETTHTDLSKLVSLELGGKNTSIIDETADLDYAIEELLTGSYLTAGQRCTSTGLVAIHDSIKDEFISRFHDLAKRIIVDHPIDHKVEPFMGPLIDQASLDQYLLFMGMAKREGLQEVMRGKQLERETPGYYVSPSIHYADKLIPKSHFLANEIFGPNVTFVGYSDFDEAINIANSTEYGLAASVFTKDHARFKHAVNNIDAGLVNLNRATVGAHSKLPFGGVKNSGNYRPAAVATVDHCVYQLATLEIDSPSASGNIKGLAD from the coding sequence ATGTTTCAACTAAAAGGATCTTTTTATAATAACGAATTTGTTAAGTTTGATGACTCGGCAAATTTGAGAAATGACAGAACTATTTCACGTGAATGTCCAAGTGATACAACGAAAACACTTTGGAACTTAAACGTAAATTATGCACATATTGATGAGCTTATCGATTCTGCTCACAAAGGATTTCAAACTTGGAGAAATACTTCAATTGAAGAAAGAATTGAAGCTCTAAGAAGATATCAGGAAGTTCTTAAAACGAAACAAGAACAAATTGCGACAGCAATTGCACTTGAAGTAGGCAAGCCACTCTGGGAAGCAAGAACTGAAGCTGCTGCTTTAATTGCAAAAGTAGATGTTACGATATCAGCATCTCTTCCTAGAATCGAAACTAAAAATATGGAAGGAATTGCACCTGGTACAAATGCACATATTTACTTCAAGCCAGTTGGACCAAGCTTCATCATCGGTCCTTTTAACTTTCCATGTCACTTAGCAAACGGACAAATTACAGCAAACTTAATCTCTGGTAACTCAATTATTTTTAAGCCAAGTGAGAAGACATGCTACTCAGCACAATTAATGTTTGAGTGTCTTGCTGAAGCGAAGTTTCCAATGGGTGTCGTAAACCTTGTACAAGGTGACGGAGAAGTAGCCAGAAGAATTATCAAAGATAAAAGAATTAAGGGTATCTTCTTTACTGGTTCAAAAGAAGTTGGTCAAAAGATTCTTGAAACAACTCATACTGATCTTTCTAAGTTAGTGTCACTTGAGCTCGGTGGAAAAAATACATCTATTATCGATGAAACAGCTGACCTTGATTATGCTATTGAAGAGCTACTTACAGGATCATACTTAACAGCTGGACAGCGTTGTACTTCAACTGGACTAGTTGCAATTCATGATTCAATCAAAGATGAATTCATCTCTCGCTTTCATGATCTAGCAAAGAGAATTATTGTCGACCACCCAATTGACCACAAGGTTGAACCATTTATGGGCCCTCTAATCGATCAAGCTTCACTAGATCAGTATCTACTATTTATGGGCATGGCAAAAAGAGAAGGCTTACAAGAAGTAATGCGTGGAAAGCAATTAGAGAGAGAAACTCCAGGTTACTATGTTTCTCCTTCAATACACTATGCTGATAAGTTAATTCCAAAGAGTCACTTCCTTGCAAATGAGATCTTTGGTCCTAACGTTACATTTGTTGGTTATAGTGATTTTGATGAAGCGATTAATATTGCAAACTCAACAGAGTATGGACTGGCCGCTTCAGTATTCACGAAAGATCATGCACGTTTTAAACACGCTGTTAATAATATTGATGCTGGTTTAGTAAACCTTAATCGCGCAACAGTTGGAGCACACTCTAAACTTCCATTTGGTGGTGTAAAAAACTCTGGAAACTATCGTCCAGCAGCAGTTGCTACTGTTGATCACTGTGTATACCAACTTGCTACACTCGAGATTGATTCTCCAAGTGCAAGCGGGAATATTAAAGGCCTAGCTGATTAA
- a CDS encoding arginine N-succinyltransferase — translation MFKIRPVRADDLEDLYDLSGLYTFINLPPDKEIISSKIDSSLRSFKQKSDNLSKDHYIFVLEDLESQRVIGCSMIHARHGDEEEPHFYLKVGQENKFSESINTGFIHGTLKLGYDTDGPTEIGGLILDPTYRGNPFKLGKVLSFCRFLYMGLNRDRFKETIHSELMPPFDADGKSPLWEAIGRRFLNMEYHDADVLSRKNKEFILSLFPSGTIYETLLPIEARDAVGKVGADTEPVKRMLESIGFKYTHEVDPFDGGPHYRCQLDDIKPVKTIQQAQIKKGKTSSPKFYLVLLDNEEFEVVCLKGSLNNDILTVEEPSSFGLDDGAVKTIMAI, via the coding sequence ATGTTTAAGATTAGACCCGTAAGAGCAGATGACTTAGAAGACTTGTATGACCTTTCAGGTCTCTATACATTTATTAACCTTCCCCCAGACAAAGAAATTATCAGTTCAAAAATTGATAGTTCACTAAGATCTTTCAAACAAAAAAGCGATAATCTTTCTAAAGATCATTATATTTTTGTTCTGGAAGATCTTGAATCACAACGTGTAATTGGATGTTCTATGATTCACGCAAGACACGGTGATGAAGAAGAGCCACACTTCTACTTAAAAGTGGGACAAGAAAATAAGTTTTCAGAATCAATCAATACTGGCTTTATTCACGGTACCTTAAAGCTTGGATATGATACAGATGGGCCGACTGAAATTGGAGGCTTAATCCTAGATCCAACTTATCGTGGAAATCCTTTTAAACTAGGTAAAGTTCTTTCTTTCTGTCGCTTTCTTTATATGGGTCTTAATAGAGATCGATTTAAAGAAACAATACATTCGGAACTAATGCCACCGTTTGACGCTGACGGAAAGTCACCACTTTGGGAAGCGATTGGAAGACGCTTTCTAAACATGGAGTATCATGACGCTGATGTTCTTAGTAGAAAGAACAAAGAGTTTATTCTAAGCCTATTTCCTTCTGGAACAATCTACGAAACACTCTTACCTATTGAAGCAAGAGATGCTGTAGGTAAAGTTGGTGCAGACACTGAACCTGTTAAAAGAATGCTTGAATCAATAGGATTTAAATACACTCATGAAGTTGATCCATTCGATGGTGGCCCTCACTATCGTTGTCAACTCGATGACATCAAACCAGTAAAGACAATTCAACAAGCGCAAATCAAGAAAGGTAAAACAAGTTCACCTAAATTTTACTTAGTCCTTTTGGACAATGAAGAATTTGAAGTTGTTTGTCTAAAAGGTAGTTTAAATAATGATATACTAACTGTAGAAGAACCATCTTCATTTGGATTAGATGATGGTGCAGTTAAAACAATAATGGCGATCTAG
- a CDS encoding aminotransferase class III-fold pyridoxal phosphate-dependent enzyme, translating to MEYGVRNNEINDQFDKLFSSILKEQKNFMEVRGPEEGKKHLVEDTLKIYNQERGKGIYFNYVSSGRGHGPFSELIDGSVKYDLIGGIGPNLLGHSHPIYIKAHLEAALGDTVMCGNLQPYPQAIELTSNLLKAVEGSKLKHFWFTGSGSFANDLALKLVWQKKDPAYRVIAFTKAFAGRSVATQDITHNASYRQGMPKSLDVDHVPHFDQNNPEESLKNTLAALEEVTTKYPNQHCALMLEIIQGEGGFIFGPKEYYEEIFKWAKKKGIYIWVDEVQTFGRTHELFAFQTMGLDQYVDIVSVGKALQVCGVLFSEELNPKPGLIAGTFNGSVSALSTGSRLIKYLTEGNFYGENGRIKELEHKFISKLTHLMKNSCQDKITYVGGIGTMIAFEVGDSSTETVSNFVKKLFDNGIIAFMAGKEPTRVRLLLPLAMTDEHIDDIITIIESTILEQIK from the coding sequence ATGGAATACGGCGTAAGAAATAACGAAATAAATGATCAGTTTGATAAACTATTTTCTTCAATTCTTAAAGAACAAAAAAACTTCATGGAAGTTCGTGGACCAGAAGAAGGTAAAAAGCACTTAGTTGAAGATACTTTAAAAATATATAATCAAGAAAGAGGGAAAGGTATTTACTTTAATTACGTTTCATCTGGACGTGGACATGGCCCTTTCTCAGAACTTATTGATGGTTCAGTTAAATATGATTTAATTGGTGGAATTGGACCAAATCTTCTTGGTCACTCTCACCCTATTTATATTAAAGCTCACCTAGAAGCAGCTCTTGGTGACACGGTAATGTGTGGAAACCTACAACCATATCCACAGGCCATTGAGTTAACAAGTAATCTACTTAAAGCTGTAGAAGGTAGTAAGTTAAAGCATTTTTGGTTTACTGGTTCTGGAAGTTTTGCAAACGATCTTGCTCTTAAACTAGTTTGGCAAAAGAAAGACCCTGCTTACAGAGTAATTGCTTTTACTAAAGCATTTGCAGGACGTTCTGTAGCAACACAAGATATCACTCATAATGCTAGTTACCGCCAAGGTATGCCAAAATCTCTTGATGTTGATCATGTTCCACACTTTGATCAAAACAACCCGGAAGAATCATTAAAAAATACTTTAGCTGCACTTGAAGAAGTAACAACAAAATACCCAAATCAACACTGTGCACTTATGTTAGAGATTATTCAGGGTGAAGGTGGATTTATCTTCGGTCCTAAAGAATATTATGAAGAGATTTTTAAATGGGCCAAAAAGAAAGGTATTTATATTTGGGTCGACGAAGTTCAAACTTTTGGGCGTACTCACGAGCTATTTGCTTTCCAAACAATGGGACTAGATCAATATGTTGATATTGTTTCTGTTGGTAAGGCCCTACAAGTATGTGGAGTACTTTTCAGTGAAGAACTAAACCCTAAACCAGGATTAATTGCTGGAACGTTTAACGGATCGGTTTCAGCGCTTTCAACTGGAAGTCGATTGATTAAATATTTAACTGAAGGAAATTTCTACGGTGAAAATGGAAGAATTAAAGAGCTTGAACATAAATTCATTTCTAAGCTTACTCACCTAATGAAAAATTCGTGCCAAGATAAAATTACTTATGTTGGTGGTATTGGAACAATGATCGCATTTGAAGTTGGTGACTCATCAACTGAAACAGTATCAAACTTTGTTAAAAAATTATTTGATAACGGAATTATTGCATTTATGGCAGGAAAAGAGCCGACTAGAGTTCGTTTACTACTGCCTCTAGCAATGACTGATGAACATATTGATGACATTATTACAATTATTGAATCAACCATACTTGAACAAATTAAATAG
- a CDS encoding tetratricopeptide repeat protein — protein MSDTSTGNPLKELEDLYKNKDYEGYKNLLIKNKDLFVDAQYFYNLGTAYLKLEDIGAARLNLEKSYQLGQQDKLVTNNINYIKSQYDLVSQDSNFIAKAMDIPGTYFVSLSLVLLIVTLIMNLKTKLHKAIIFICFLIALTPIIFNNVYLKGSYKNAIVMKNTDVYEGPSSIFEHNQIAKEGLRVITSKKNDSWFFIYWPSEAKGWVKAENIEFY, from the coding sequence ATGTCAGATACTAGCACAGGAAATCCACTAAAAGAATTAGAAGACCTTTATAAAAATAAAGATTATGAGGGCTATAAGAATTTGTTGATTAAGAACAAAGATTTATTTGTCGACGCACAATATTTCTATAATTTGGGCACTGCATATCTCAAGTTAGAAGATATTGGTGCGGCCCGTTTAAACTTGGAAAAATCATATCAACTAGGTCAACAAGACAAACTAGTCACTAATAATATCAATTATATTAAATCGCAATATGACCTTGTGAGTCAGGATAGTAACTTCATTGCAAAAGCAATGGATATTCCTGGCACTTATTTTGTAAGTTTATCGTTGGTTCTTTTGATTGTTACTTTAATAATGAATCTTAAGACAAAGCTGCATAAGGCCATTATTTTTATCTGCTTTCTTATCGCATTAACTCCAATAATTTTTAACAATGTGTATTTGAAAGGTAGTTATAAAAATGCCATTGTAATGAAGAACACTGATGTCTATGAAGGGCCATCTTCAATATTTGAACATAATCAAATTGCAAAGGAAGGACTTAGAGTCATCACTTCAAAGAAAAATGACAGTTGGTTTTTTATCTATTGGCCGAGCGAAGCTAAGGGCTGGGTGAAAGCTGAAAATATTGAATTCTATTAA
- a CDS encoding cyclic nucleotide-binding domain-containing protein, with the protein MTEKYSKEDRIDINLIKFLWSINPLIKSNKVTIPYLLRDTVILRSLGEFELFQLAKYFHRRTYEKGEVIFKEGDFGIGFYIIVSGRVELSTERNGKKFHVTNLDRKDYMGEIGLLEDGHKRSVTATAVEPLELLGIFKPDVQLMISERPALSSKFLQAMSELVVKKLHILAREIRKLKVENSHLKDEVVNLKEEIAKND; encoded by the coding sequence ATGACTGAAAAGTATTCAAAAGAAGATCGCATCGATATTAATCTCATTAAGTTTTTGTGGTCAATCAATCCTCTCATCAAAAGTAACAAGGTAACGATACCTTACTTATTAAGAGATACTGTTATCCTAAGAAGCTTAGGGGAGTTTGAATTATTCCAGTTGGCCAAATATTTTCACAGAAGAACATATGAAAAGGGTGAAGTTATCTTCAAGGAAGGTGACTTCGGTATAGGTTTTTATATTATTGTTTCAGGGCGAGTTGAGCTATCAACTGAGAGAAACGGAAAGAAATTTCATGTAACGAATCTTGATCGTAAAGATTACATGGGTGAGATTGGCCTACTTGAAGATGGCCATAAGAGATCTGTTACGGCCACTGCGGTAGAACCATTAGAGCTACTAGGAATTTTTAAACCTGATGTTCAATTAATGATTTCTGAGAGACCTGCATTGTCTTCAAAATTTTTACAAGCAATGAGTGAGCTTGTTGTTAAGAAGCTTCATATCCTGGCCCGTGAGATTAGAAAACTTAAAGTTGAAAATTCTCATCTTAAAGATGAAGTTGTTAATTTAAAAGAAGAGATCGCTAAGAATGACTAG
- a CDS encoding AI-2E family transporter: MTSNDRLRAIIFGLFVISSMILFFVFPRVATPLLVCYVLTLILNPLLLFFERFGINRTASSALVVILLLFLTIYPIVKVTPLMVSEVNNLEVYIPKVESFLKSLYSQLQAFVAERTGYHLSSGYLLQSMNFIKDEFSAFVLLVPKYLGSALELIFIVPLFLFFTLKDMRNFRERITRLLPNKYFEKLYHLSFQFNRQIGDYILAKVIEASILGIIIFTGLFFLDIRFSLLFGLLAAVTNIIPYLGPVFGAIPAFIFIAAEYGMGTHFGGALILYLVANVIDIAIVFPLLVSKIVDLHPVLVVVSVILGSQLLGITGMIISIPLAAAVKLLINQMLKDVYEERY, translated from the coding sequence ATGACTAGTAATGATCGCCTAAGGGCCATTATTTTTGGATTATTTGTCATCTCTTCGATGATACTTTTCTTTGTATTTCCGCGAGTCGCAACGCCACTTTTAGTTTGTTATGTACTTACCTTAATTCTAAATCCACTTCTGTTGTTTTTTGAAAGGTTTGGAATTAATCGAACTGCATCGTCAGCACTTGTTGTTATTTTACTTCTTTTTTTAACAATCTATCCAATTGTAAAGGTAACACCTTTAATGGTTAGCGAAGTTAATAATCTAGAAGTATATATTCCAAAAGTAGAAAGCTTTCTTAAGTCACTCTATTCGCAACTACAGGCATTTGTAGCGGAGCGAACAGGCTACCACTTAAGTAGTGGATATCTTCTTCAATCAATGAATTTTATAAAAGATGAATTCAGTGCTTTTGTTCTACTTGTTCCAAAGTATCTAGGCTCGGCTTTAGAGTTGATTTTCATCGTTCCTTTATTTTTATTTTTCACATTGAAGGATATGAGAAATTTTAGAGAGCGTATAACAAGACTCTTGCCAAACAAGTACTTTGAAAAACTTTATCACCTATCGTTTCAATTTAATCGCCAGATTGGTGATTATATTTTAGCAAAAGTAATTGAGGCCAGTATTCTTGGAATAATAATTTTTACGGGCCTATTTTTTCTCGATATTAGATTTTCTCTTTTATTCGGCTTACTGGCTGCGGTAACAAATATTATTCCTTATTTAGGGCCAGTATTTGGTGCTATTCCTGCATTTATTTTCATCGCAGCTGAATATGGAATGGGAACTCACTTTGGTGGAGCCCTTATCCTTTATTTAGTCGCTAACGTTATTGATATTGCGATTGTATTTCCACTTCTAGTATCGAAGATTGTAGACCTACACCCAGTACTTGTTGTTGTTAGTGTTATCCTTGGTTCACAGTTATTAGGGATCACAGGAATGATCATTTCAATACCTCTTGCGGCAGCAGTAAAATTACTTATAAATCAGATGCTTAAGGACGTATACGAAGAGCGTTATTAG
- the bamD gene encoding outer membrane protein assembly factor BamD: protein MHKLISIIFILLMTSCAVNRPQGSTEAEVLYKEAERLVKSERYIMALEKLNKIKSQYPYSYYATSAELMQADILYKQENYEEAAAAYLLFKDFHPKHPKMDYVTFKIAEAYYKQKPSTFDRDLTPAKQAIKYFNELRSLYPQSEYLKDAREKIDECYKMIKDKELYIANFYYKTKDWQSASFRYEQLLAQFNDDEVKRLASDRLVTIGLKGIRPDLCELVFKNYRYLYKDKDLSNLKKDVKKCLE from the coding sequence GTGCACAAACTCATTTCAATCATATTTATTCTACTGATGACATCATGCGCAGTTAATCGTCCGCAAGGAAGTACTGAAGCAGAGGTTCTCTACAAAGAAGCAGAGAGATTAGTAAAATCTGAACGCTATATCATGGCGCTAGAAAAACTTAATAAAATCAAATCTCAATACCCATATAGTTACTATGCAACTTCTGCAGAACTTATGCAGGCAGATATTCTTTATAAACAAGAAAATTATGAAGAAGCTGCAGCCGCTTACTTATTGTTTAAGGATTTCCATCCTAAGCACCCTAAAATGGATTATGTGACTTTCAAAATTGCCGAAGCATATTATAAGCAAAAGCCATCAACTTTTGATCGTGACCTAACTCCAGCGAAACAAGCAATTAAGTACTTCAATGAATTAAGAAGTCTATATCCACAATCCGAATATCTAAAAGATGCCAGAGAAAAGATTGATGAATGTTATAAAATGATTAAGGACAAAGAATTATATATTGCTAATTTTTATTACAAAACTAAAGACTGGCAATCGGCTTCTTTCCGTTATGAACAATTACTTGCACAGTTTAACGATGATGAAGTGAAAAGACTTGCAAGTGATCGCCTTGTCACTATTGGTCTAAAAGGTATTAGACCAGACCTATGTGAATTAGTTTTTAAAAATTATCGCTACTTATACAAAGACAAAGATCTTTCTAATTTAAAGAAAGATGTTAAAAAGTGTTTAGAATAG
- a CDS encoding lipopolysaccharide assembly protein LapB gives MMKSFEQEKLSKKAKVAFENREYNKAISIYNELLEIDAKDADALFNIANIFHLTGEISKAIKAFKKVLEVRPDHTDAAVSLSVLYNDIGQYEEASKIFQIASQKVKVNSKSAELNDNHIDRKFAIKHYELADLYLTYNRYDEALFEYGKVLKLDPSNLEARVKMAKVYAKKGFVNKSFEELSNLKNERPDYLPGRIALGVLHYGKGDILSATSEWEKVISVDPLNSEAQMYLNFAKNATETTL, from the coding sequence ATGATGAAATCTTTTGAACAAGAAAAATTATCAAAGAAGGCAAAAGTCGCTTTTGAAAATCGTGAATATAATAAAGCGATTTCAATCTATAACGAGCTTTTAGAAATTGATGCTAAAGATGCTGATGCACTTTTTAATATCGCTAATATTTTTCACTTAACAGGTGAGATATCAAAAGCGATTAAAGCTTTTAAAAAGGTTTTAGAAGTAAGACCGGATCATACAGATGCGGCAGTAAGTTTATCAGTTCTCTACAATGATATTGGTCAATATGAAGAGGCGAGTAAGATTTTTCAGATTGCTTCTCAGAAAGTTAAAGTAAACTCGAAGAGTGCTGAACTTAACGATAATCATATTGATAGGAAATTTGCTATTAAGCACTATGAACTTGCTGATCTATATTTAACATATAATCGCTACGATGAAGCATTATTTGAATATGGAAAGGTTCTTAAGCTCGATCCTTCAAATCTAGAAGCTAGAGTAAAGATGGCCAAGGTTTATGCGAAGAAAGGCTTCGTTAATAAATCTTTTGAAGAGCTATCAAATCTAAAGAATGAAAGACCTGACTATCTTCCAGGTAGAATTGCTCTAGGTGTTCTACACTATGGTAAAGGGGATATCCTAAGTGCGACAAGTGAATGGGAAAAAGTAATTTCTGTTGATCCTCTTAATAGCGAAGCGCAAATGTATTTAAACTTTGCAAAGAACGCAACTGAAACAACTCTTTAA
- the fliW gene encoding flagellar assembly protein FliW → MKVSTTRFGELEVNNKDIIKFEEGILGFENLKDFFVVDPGDQTLILWLQSTDDGATAFPIIEPKIFKDDYSISLLPAELNSLKLENLSNASVYTILTIPTDVTQMSANLKAPIIINNDSHKARQIVLQDNKLEVKFEMYNALKKSIMNFHSDDSVRTNVSVATEPTVVEQSSSTETSVDHSAEA, encoded by the coding sequence GTGAAAGTAAGCACAACACGATTTGGGGAATTAGAAGTAAACAATAAAGATATCATCAAGTTCGAAGAAGGTATTCTTGGTTTTGAAAACCTTAAGGATTTCTTTGTTGTTGATCCAGGCGATCAAACTCTAATCCTATGGCTACAATCAACTGATGACGGTGCAACAGCATTCCCAATCATTGAGCCAAAAATTTTTAAAGATGATTATTCAATAAGCCTACTACCGGCTGAGCTAAATAGCCTAAAACTAGAAAACCTTTCTAATGCAAGCGTTTATACAATCCTAACGATTCCTACGGATGTAACTCAAATGTCTGCAAACCTTAAGGCACCAATCATTATTAACAATGATTCACATAAAGCTCGTCAAATTGTTCTTCAAGACAACAAGCTTGAAGTTAAATTTGAAATGTACAATGCATTAAAAAAGTCGATCATGAATTTCCACTCTGATGATTCAGTTCGTACAAATGTAAGTGTTGCTACTGAGCCAACTGTTGTTGAGCAATCTTCTTCAACAGAAACTTCAGTTGATCACTCAGCAGAAGCTTAA
- the csrA gene encoding carbon storage regulator CsrA, which produces MLVLTRKLGESIAIDDHIKIVVVQIKGKQVRLGIKAPKETKIHREEVYKAIQEQNYEASQAGPESLSDLTDALRNKK; this is translated from the coding sequence ATGCTGGTTTTAACAAGGAAGCTAGGGGAAAGTATAGCGATCGACGATCATATTAAGATTGTCGTTGTGCAAATTAAAGGCAAACAAGTTCGTCTTGGTATAAAGGCCCCAAAAGAAACGAAAATTCACCGCGAAGAAGTCTATAAAGCTATCCAGGAACAAAATTACGAAGCTTCCCAAGCTGGCCCAGAAAGTCTGAGTGACTTAACGGATGCGTTGCGCAACAAGAAATAA
- the flgL gene encoding flagellar hook-associated protein FlgL has protein sequence MTRVSENSTTLSIRHTLNKHKSKMEDLQMKGTTLKSMRKPSDNPAANIEALQISSVTKDNSQFKRNADFALLQLNITEKALENLTDILGKAKEIAIAQSSDIYNEDVRNNVANEVHQLRNLALSIANKRVGQRYIFSGFKTLDTPFNENGEYKGDNGHITLEVGKDFFVQVNLHGKEVFMAESETDSQVKHPLEKFPEMADSREKSKNREIMSDENNREIASAPISEDAGKYKESANIFGLLDSLAISLENNDPDQIQNLLEKFDTAVTRLVTLRTRVGSVASSVMANVNSIEANNIDNMERKSKLVDADVTELFSDITRQQEILKTAYKTSEGLLNKNLLDFLR, from the coding sequence ATGACTAGAGTGTCAGAAAATTCAACGACTCTTTCAATTAGGCATACGCTTAACAAGCACAAGTCTAAGATGGAAGACCTGCAAATGAAGGGAACGACTCTTAAGAGTATGCGTAAACCTTCAGATAATCCTGCAGCAAATATTGAAGCACTTCAAATCTCAAGTGTTACTAAAGATAATTCTCAATTTAAGCGAAATGCAGACTTTGCACTTCTTCAATTAAATATCACAGAGAAAGCTCTCGAAAATTTAACAGATATTCTTGGAAAGGCCAAAGAGATTGCAATTGCACAGTCTTCAGATATTTATAATGAAGATGTGAGAAATAACGTTGCAAACGAAGTTCACCAACTTCGAAACCTTGCCCTATCGATTGCTAACAAACGAGTAGGACAGCGCTATATTTTCTCTGGCTTTAAAACTCTCGATACTCCATTTAATGAAAATGGTGAGTACAAGGGAGATAATGGTCATATCACTCTTGAAGTGGGTAAAGACTTTTTCGTTCAGGTTAACCTGCACGGCAAGGAAGTTTTTATGGCCGAATCAGAAACAGATTCACAAGTTAAGCATCCTCTGGAGAAATTTCCCGAGATGGCAGATTCACGAGAAAAAAGTAAAAATCGTGAAATTATGTCCGATGAAAATAACCGAGAGATTGCATCAGCACCAATCAGTGAAGATGCTGGAAAATATAAAGAATCGGCCAATATTTTTGGACTACTCGATTCTCTAGCTATCTCTCTAGAAAATAATGACCCTGATCAAATTCAAAATCTTTTAGAAAAATTTGATACAGCGGTAACACGTCTCGTTACATTGCGAACACGTGTAGGTTCAGTTGCAAGTTCAGTTATGGCCAACGTGAACTCGATTGAAGCAAATAATATCGACAATATGGAAAGAAAGAGCAAGCTCGTCGATGCAGATGTAACTGAGTTATTCTCAGACATCACGCGTCAACAAGAGATCTTAAAAACAGCGTACAAAACTTCCGAGGGGCTCTTAAACAAGAACCTATTGGACTTTCTACGCTAA